The following proteins are co-located in the Calliphora vicina chromosome 2, idCalVici1.1, whole genome shotgun sequence genome:
- the grnd gene encoding protein grindelwald isoform X1, with product MVSKLVKYGSSTFFMVHNLAKVVMADGGIECYRQTCRPIEEYCAQFEQACMSCSSTCDPEDIKYEEKVCNQHCSDFIKLEPLKNEIHYIQMQQNVILILLIVLLIITAGHFTWKLMKCFKNKRCSISRLMGKLKLKKQSTVTTTHMNGKDLGGITIPNMSAINDVERAPSQIYSLAGAEGSVRTVTTPISSRHPAENTTPSPQPNEYSYDNQGLVVTPISEKPSGRPMF from the exons ATGGTTTCAAAATTAGTAAAATACGGCTCTTCTACGTTTTTTATGGTTCATAACTTGGCTAAAGTGGTAATGGCGGATGGTGGAATAGAATGCTATAGGCAAACATGTCGCCCAATTGAAGAGTATTGTGCCCAGTTTGAACAGGCTTGTATGTCCTGCAGCAGTACCTGTGATCCCGAggatataaaatatgaagaaaaagTTTGCAATCAACACTGTAGCG ATTTCATCAAATTAGAACCTCTTAAGAATGAGATACATTACATACAAATGCAACAGAATGTTATACTCATACTGCTGATAGTATTGCTGATCATTACGGCCGGTCATTTTACCTGGAAGTtaatgaaatgttttaaaaacaaacgcTGTAGCATCAGCCGACTAATgggaaaactaaaattaaaaaaacaaagcaCCGTGACAACAACACACATGAATGGCAAAGATTTGGGTGGCATCACCATACCCAATATGAGTGCGATCAATGATGTCGAGAGAGCACCTTCACAAATATACAGTCTGGCAG gtGCTGAAGGTTCTGTAAGGACAGTGACAACACCAATTAGCTCACGCCATCCAGCTGAAAACACGACACCCTCGCCACAGCCCAATGAGTATTCGTATGATAATCAAGGTTTAGTAGTGACGCCAATTTCAGAAAAACCCAGCGGCCGACCaatgttttaa
- the grnd gene encoding protein grindelwald isoform X2: MVSKLVKYGSSTFFMVHNLAKVVMADGGIECYRQTCRPIEEYCAQFEQACMSCSSTCDPEDIKYEEKVCNQHCSDFIKLEPLKNEIHYIQMQQNVILILLIVLLIITAGHFTWKLMKCFKNKRCSISRLMGKLKLKKQSTVTTTHMNGKDLGGITIPNMSAINDVERAPSQIYSLAGSVRTVTTPISSRHPAENTTPSPQPNEYSYDNQGLVVTPISEKPSGRPMF; the protein is encoded by the exons ATGGTTTCAAAATTAGTAAAATACGGCTCTTCTACGTTTTTTATGGTTCATAACTTGGCTAAAGTGGTAATGGCGGATGGTGGAATAGAATGCTATAGGCAAACATGTCGCCCAATTGAAGAGTATTGTGCCCAGTTTGAACAGGCTTGTATGTCCTGCAGCAGTACCTGTGATCCCGAggatataaaatatgaagaaaaagTTTGCAATCAACACTGTAGCG ATTTCATCAAATTAGAACCTCTTAAGAATGAGATACATTACATACAAATGCAACAGAATGTTATACTCATACTGCTGATAGTATTGCTGATCATTACGGCCGGTCATTTTACCTGGAAGTtaatgaaatgttttaaaaacaaacgcTGTAGCATCAGCCGACTAATgggaaaactaaaattaaaaaaacaaagcaCCGTGACAACAACACACATGAATGGCAAAGATTTGGGTGGCATCACCATACCCAATATGAGTGCGATCAATGATGTCGAGAGAGCACCTTCACAAATATACAGTCTGGCAG GTTCTGTAAGGACAGTGACAACACCAATTAGCTCACGCCATCCAGCTGAAAACACGACACCCTCGCCACAGCCCAATGAGTATTCGTATGATAATCAAGGTTTAGTAGTGACGCCAATTTCAGAAAAACCCAGCGGCCGACCaatgttttaa
- the grnd gene encoding protein grindelwald isoform X3, whose amino-acid sequence MQKNLSDFIKLEPLKNEIHYIQMQQNVILILLIVLLIITAGHFTWKLMKCFKNKRCSISRLMGKLKLKKQSTVTTTHMNGKDLGGITIPNMSAINDVERAPSQIYSLAGAEGSVRTVTTPISSRHPAENTTPSPQPNEYSYDNQGLVVTPISEKPSGRPMF is encoded by the exons ATGcagaaaaatttatcag ATTTCATCAAATTAGAACCTCTTAAGAATGAGATACATTACATACAAATGCAACAGAATGTTATACTCATACTGCTGATAGTATTGCTGATCATTACGGCCGGTCATTTTACCTGGAAGTtaatgaaatgttttaaaaacaaacgcTGTAGCATCAGCCGACTAATgggaaaactaaaattaaaaaaacaaagcaCCGTGACAACAACACACATGAATGGCAAAGATTTGGGTGGCATCACCATACCCAATATGAGTGCGATCAATGATGTCGAGAGAGCACCTTCACAAATATACAGTCTGGCAG gtGCTGAAGGTTCTGTAAGGACAGTGACAACACCAATTAGCTCACGCCATCCAGCTGAAAACACGACACCCTCGCCACAGCCCAATGAGTATTCGTATGATAATCAAGGTTTAGTAGTGACGCCAATTTCAGAAAAACCCAGCGGCCGACCaatgttttaa